One segment of Drosophila mauritiana strain mau12 chromosome 3R, ASM438214v1, whole genome shotgun sequence DNA contains the following:
- the LOC117145067 gene encoding uncharacterized protein LOC117145067, which yields MSLLKPPNSMAHPPHPQPPPPAPLHMQQRTFLGCEQLTEADMDSDSEHERSHMMDDEDAAIDVEADEEQESASPVPSATSPKSSLCLESKESAGQHKELAAPAVDKSGNQKAY from the coding sequence ATGTCGCTGCTGAAGCCGCCCAATTCCATGGCCCATCCGCCCCATCCGCAGCCACCGCCGCCGGCGCCGCTCCACATGCAACAACGCACCTTCCTGGGCTGCGAGCAGCTGACGGAGGCGGACATGGACTCCGACTCGGAGCATGAGCGCAGCCACATGATGGACGACGAGGATGCCGCCATCGATGTGGAGGCGGACGAGGAGCAGGAGTCCGCCTCGCCAGTTCCATCGGCCACGTCCCCCAAGAGCAGCCTTTGCCTGGAAAGCAAGGAGAGTGCTGGCCAGCACAAGGAGCTAGCTGCTCCGGCTGTGGACAAGTCCGGCAACCAGAAGGCCTACTGA